GAAACTTTAAATAAGTTAAAAAAGAAAGATTTTAAGTTAGCAATTCTTTCCAACGGTACTCCTAGCTTGTTAGGAAATCTGGTCAAAAATAATAACTTAGAAAATATATTTGATGATATTTTTTCAATTGAAGAAGTGGGAATTTTTAAACCGGACTCAAAAGTTTATGAATTACCTGTAAATAAATACAACATTAAAAAGGACGAAATTTTATTTTTAAGTGCAAATACATGGGATGTTTCTGGGGGTGGAAATTATGGATATAATTCTATTTGGGTAAACAGGAATAAAAATATATTTGATAATCTTGACTATCAACCATTAGATGAAATTCACGATTTAAGTGAGTTACTTGAAATTATATAGTTAAAGTATATATCGATCGAATGAAATCAATAGAAGTTGAAAAAGTTATTGAACCCATATCAGCATCAGATGGTGCTGGTGTAAAATTAAAAAGAAGTATTGGAGTTGAGCCAAATTATTTTGATCCATTTTTAATGTTGGATGAGTTTGGATCAGAAAATAGTGAAGATTATATTGCAGGCTTTCCACCCCATCCTCATAGAGGGATAGAAACAGTAACTTATATGTTAGCGGGAGACTTTGAACATAAAGATAGTACTGGTGGACAAGGTAGAATGACAGCAGGAGATGTTCAGTGGATGAAAACAGGAAGTGGTATTATTCATTCAGAAATGCCAGCAATGAAAGAGGGCAAACTTCATGGTTTTCAATTATGGATAAACATGCCAGCGAGTATGAAAATGGATAAACCTGAATATCATTATATTGATGCTGACAAAATGAGTGTACATAAAGATAGCGATAAGCAAATAAAAGTTATTGCTGGAAAATTTCAAAAAGCAGAAGGACCAATTAAAAAGCATAATGTAGAACCTGTTTATTTTGATGTTGAACTTAAAGAAGATAAGGAATTTAATTTTGAGATACCCTCCTCTCACAATAGCTTTATTTATTTAATTGAGGGTGAAATAAAAATCGGAGAAAAAAAACATGATAAAGTCAAAGACTCTACTTTGATACTTTTAACTAATGGTGAAATATTAAAAGTAACTGCTTTGACTAAGGCTAAATTTTTATTAATATCTGGAAAACCAATTGGTGAACAAATTGCAAGAGGTGGACCATTTGTAATGAATACAAAACAGGAAATACTTCAAGCTATTGACGATTACCATAATGGAAATTTTGTAAAACAATGAAAAAAATTGAAATAAAAGAATTTGGTGGACCTGAGGTATTGGAAATAAAGAACGTTGATATTGGAAAACCTGGCCAGAATGAAGTGCTAGTTAAAAATTTATCTATAGGTATAAATTATATTGATACATACCACCGTTCAGGTCTTTATCCCATCCCACTGCCAAGTGGTATTGGACTTGAAGCTTGTAGTATTATCGAAGAAGTAGGTTCTGAAGTCAAATTATTTA
The Candidatus Pelagibacter sp. RS40 DNA segment above includes these coding regions:
- a CDS encoding haloacid dehalogenase type II, coding for MKNIKAIIFDAYGTLFDVNSAAEKCKGKIGDKWEDFANYWRTTQLEYTWLRSLMNRHKDFWKITEDSLDKSMKFFKIDNSMRNDLLDLYKVLSPFSEVKETLNKLKKKDFKLAILSNGTPSLLGNLVKNNNLENIFDDIFSIEEVGIFKPDSKVYELPVNKYNIKKDEILFLSANTWDVSGGGNYGYNSIWVNRNKNIFDNLDYQPLDEIHDLSELLEII
- a CDS encoding pirin family protein, whose protein sequence is MKSIEVEKVIEPISASDGAGVKLKRSIGVEPNYFDPFLMLDEFGSENSEDYIAGFPPHPHRGIETVTYMLAGDFEHKDSTGGQGRMTAGDVQWMKTGSGIIHSEMPAMKEGKLHGFQLWINMPASMKMDKPEYHYIDADKMSVHKDSDKQIKVIAGKFQKAEGPIKKHNVEPVYFDVELKEDKEFNFEIPSSHNSFIYLIEGEIKIGEKKHDKVKDSTLILLTNGEILKVTALTKAKFLLISGKPIGEQIARGGPFVMNTKQEILQAIDDYHNGNFVKQ